CAAACGATCGCTAAGCTCTTCACACAGGGCAAGCGCACGAGTGTAATACTCCAACGCTTTCGAGTACTCCGAGAGGCTTCGATACACAATTCCGATGTTTCCGGTGACACTGGCAACACCCAAACGATCGCCAAGCTCTTCACACAGGGCAAGCGCACGGGTGTAATACTCCAATGCTTTCGAGTACTCCGAAAGTTTCGCGTACACAGCCCCAATGTTCACGGTGATACGGGCAACACCGGAACGCTCACCAAGCTCTTCATGCATGGCAAGCGCGTGCATGTAAGACTCCAACGCCTTTGGATACTGCGAGAGGCTGATGTATACAACCCCAATGTTCCCGGTGACACGGGCAATACCGGAACGTTCCCCAAGCTCTTCATGCAACGCAAGCGCATGGCTGAAACACTCCAACGCCTTCGGGTACTCCGAAAGGTTCTGGTACACAGTCCCGATGTTCCCCATGACACGGGCAACACCGGAACGCTCACCAAGCTCTTCATGCACGACAAGCGCACGGGTGTAATACTCCAACGCTTTCGAGTACTCCGAAAGGTAGGTGTACACATTCCCGATGTTACTGACGACACGGGCAACGCTAGCACGCCCCCCAAGCTCTTCATGCAACTGCAATGCCTCCTCAAACAGCAATAATGCCGTGGAGTACTCCCCTCTTTGAGCATGAATGATACCTTGCAGCTGCAACGCATCTGCCTCGGCAGCAACATCACCTGCTTCTTTGGCTGCGGCATGGGCTTCCGCCGCGGCGGCAAGACTTTCAGCATACTGGCTTTGCTGCACTAATTCTCTAGCAAGATGGTTCAGCGCACCGGCGCGTTCGGCTTTGGTGGTTGCTGCGGCCACGGCGGCACGGAGGGCGGTGAGGGTTTCGTCTGGATTCATGGAATTATTTGATTGAGAAAATAGGTCCGAAGCGTTCCTTTCCCTTTGATGGTTAGTTCGCCACGTTCTTCCAAGGTGATCGGGAGTTCGCCGGTGCTGATTGCCGAAGAAAGTGCGGCGGCGAACTCCTCACTCACGTGGATTCTCCCCGCCTCCCCGTGGCTTTCCATTCGGCTGGCGGTGTTTACTGCGTCGCCCCACAGGTCGTATGCGAACTTCTTCTTTCCGATGATTCCTGCCACCACTTCTCCGCTGTGCAAGCCGATCCGTACTTGCAGCCGAACTCCATCGCCAAGTCCATTGAAGCCTGCTACAACCTCCACCAACTCCATTGCCATTCGCGCCGCTGATTCTGCGTGGTCCTCGCGGCTCTCTGGCAATCCTGACACCGCCATGTACGCATCGCCAATCGTCTTGATCTTCTCCAACCCATACTTCTCCGCCAACTCATCGAACTGGCTGAATAACAGATCCAAACCTGCAACCAACTCCCGTGGGTGATCCCTTGCGAGAGCACCGTGAATCCAACAATATCCGCGAACAACACCGTCACCGACTCGA
The window above is part of the Chlorobiota bacterium genome. Proteins encoded here:
- a CDS encoding adenylate/guanylate cyclase domain-containing protein, translating into MAMELVEVVAGFNGLGDGVRLQVRIGLHSGEVVAGIIGKKKFAYDLWGDAVNTASRMESHGEAGRIHVSEEFAAALSSAISTGELPITLEERGELTIKGKGTLRTYFLNQIIP